The sequence AGTAATAACATATAATAACCTTAAAAAATAATACTTGTTGTTGAAAAAATACCTTTTTTAATAATTTCCGGTGCTTTTTTAAGCAGATTGAAGTGTTCCACAGGAAATGATGGGGTGAAGCCCCAAAATTATGCCTTTACAAGTTTGGTTCTGGTTTGCGGGCCGAGAAGATATGCGTATGCCTTTCCGTTTTTGCTTCTTTCTATATATCCTTCTTCAAGCATTCTTTTGAGAAGATTATTTACAGCACGAAGAGCGTGTTTTTCCGAAGGATAATCATTTATTTTCTTTGCAAGGTCTGTCGGTGTTTGCGGTTCTTCTTCAAGCAAAAGGTCTATTATTTTTTTCTGTTTTTCGGGAAGATCCTTTAATTTGTTCGCGTCATAATTTCCTATTATTTTTCCTGATTTGGATTCGCCAAGCAGGTTTTCATTTATTTCGTCTGCGTTTTTCTCTGCAGCGAGGTTAAACATGTGGTTGCATAAAGTAAGGACATCTCTGGGAAAGCCACCTGTTCTCTGGTATATGAAATCTATGGATTTTGGAGTAAATGGGCGAATTTCTTTTCCTCCCGCGTATTCTATCCTCTTTCTTATAAGCTCTTCAGTTTCGTCTCTTGACAGGGCAGACAGTTCTATTTTTTCGCTTACCCTCTTTTTTAAGGTTTCCAGGTTTTTTGTAAGGATATCATCAAATATTGGAAGGCCGGATAGCACAAAGGTTATATTTTGAGTCTGGTCGGAAATTACCCTTAGCCACTCGAGAACTTCAATGCTTGCCTCGTGGGCTTCGTCTATAAATATTACCTTGTGTTCATTTGTAATTTTGTTAAGGTAATCTGAAATGTGGTGGACCTCTTTGGGCTTTTTTAGAAACAAACGAGTTATGAATGGAACGTCTTTGTGGAAATAATCTGCAAGTTTTATCAGCTCTTCGGTCTTTCTGGGCGGCTTTCCAACAAATATATAATTTTTTTGGCTATCACAAAGGTGGTTTATCAGGGTTGTCTTTCCACTGCCAGTGGGACCCATGAGAAGCAGCAATTTCTGGCGCTGTTCGATGTTTCTTAAAAGAGTTGCGACCTGGTTTTTATAGCCCACCCTGAGGGAAGGAATTATCTCAAGAGTGAAGGGGGTTCTTTGCAACTCATGCTTTTTTAGCCATTCCCTATATTTGCCAATTTCATCTTCTCTTTCCATTTTGTTCATGTTAAGTTCACGCTTTATTCTCAGGTTCACGTGAACACTCTATAACCATAATTTAGGATGCGGGTATATAAATATAGATTTGCGTGAAATTAATTTCTTCATATTGTTTCACGCGCCATCTTTTTTGAGAAGAATTGGGGGCGGCGGCGAAGCAACGTATTGTTTATGAAGGTTTGGATTAATTCACGTGAACTTCACACATCTTTAAAAGGTTCACCTTAAGAATGGAAGCTTGTGGATTGTTCCTCTCAGACTGCGCAATGATGGAGGGCTTTTTCACGTGAAATTCATACACAAGCCCATATTAGTGGAATGTGCCTGGAGACATATGTATGGGGGAGCATATAGTTTTATTGTCATATTCACGTGAACTTCATGCTATTATGTGAACTATGTGTGAACATCTAACTCTTTTTAGGGAGGGGTCTATTTTTTGTGAGAGTGTTTGTGGTGGCTTTGGGGACGGTCCGATCTCTATAACTGTTGCCTTTTATAAGTTCACGTGAATATACTGTCCATATGCAGCCCGTATTTTTTCATTAATAGCATATTCACGTGAATTTCGTACCAAATTAAGGTTTTCTGCCCTAACAGTTTCTGTGTCAAATCATCCTTGGGGGGTTTGTCCATGAAAAAGAATTGTTCACGTGAACTTCATATTATTTGGCGATAAATTGGATTAATTTAATCTTTATACCCCGATGCTCGCATTAGTTGAGCATTTCGTTTATGGTTTGCCTGCTCTTTTTTGTATAAGGGAACCATATATTCACGTGAACTTCACGCGTCGACAGAAGGTTCCTGTGAGATTATTGTAGGTATTTAATCTAATCTCCAACCCCCAAGCTTATCTGCCCTTAACTTCACGTGAAGTTCACATGTGCAGAGATGTTCTTAAGGTGGTCAAGAAACCCCCCTTTAATTTGGCTTAGTTTTTAACCCTATATATAGAGGGGACCAGATTCACGTGAACTTCACAATCCCTGGAGGGGCTTGTTCACGTGAAGTTCACGCAGCAAACTAGAAGCGGTTGTTTTTAAATATTCTTTGAAATCTCAAGGAATTTCCTCAATCTCTCAAGGCCGCCTTCACGTATAATATCTACGACCTTTGGCTTGAGCCGTATTATCCTTAGCCCAAAATGGTTTCCTTTACCATCCTTTATTCCAAGATTATCCACTATATCGGAAAGGTCGCGCTCAAGGTAACGGTGAAGCGTTGCCGGAGGCACCTTTGTTATTTTAGAAAGGTTTCTAAGCCAGATTCCTTCCGGCTGGGCTGCCAGAACCTTAATAATATTGTCCATTCTTGCCTGCTTGCTCGCCCCCATATATTATATCTAGGGCTATTTATTAAAAATGGAACAGTGTTCCATGCGGATTCTGTCTCAGTTTTTGCCCTCACTAGGGCAGGAACAGACCCTCTTTTTAAGGCATAATCGCCAGATACCGACAAAAAATGGCAACTCTCACACCCGCAGTTAGTGAATATTACACAGTTATATCGGTAACCTCTCACACCCAAAGGTTATATTAGGCGTCACTTAATATTATGAAAGGAGCCCTGGACAAGGAATTTGCTGTAGGCCTGATAATTGTTTTTGGGGTGCTTGTGATTGCCTTGCTCTTCTATTTCAAGTTCATAAAGATTGGGGGCTTAGAAATAGGAAACACGCAGGATCTTAGCGCCGAATGCGCCCGGTGGGTTTCAACAAGCCCACCCTGCAAAGAAACAAACCCCATTGAAACATCGCTTGATTCTTATCCGGGGTTGAAAGCAGCATATATAGCAACAATGCCCCCACCGACAGACCTGAGAACAGCTCTTGATATGGCGAAAGCTTTCTGCTCCTGCCCTTGGTAAATATTGGCTTCTTTTTATTTCTGAAAGATTAGTTATGCAGAATATGATGGCCCCTAAGAATAGGAAGGAACTGGTGAGGAAAACCGCCATAGCTTTTGCGCTAATGGTGGGTCTTTTGTTTGTCCTTGAAATTATAGCAATACCTCTTTCTTATAGGGATTCCGGCTCAGAGAGTACAGCACAGGAAGATTTTAGTCAGAAGTTTGCCTCCAAGTGGATTTTTGAAAACCTGACAGAAGAAGAGAAAGGATATCTCATACAGAACCAGAAGACGGTTGCAACTTATTATTACACCACCTCTCCTGACTTTTTTGAGCTTGAGTCGCTTGTAAGCCAGTTCCAGGGACAGGTTATATTACAGAGGCAAAAATCCGACCGGCATGAAGTTGAGCTTGTCAGCAGGAGAGAAACTGTATTTGTTGATAATTTGACACAGGAAAAAATATTTGCCGGACTTTGCCAGGTCCTGATTCTTCCTCCACCAGATTGTTCTTCTATAGAATATTAGCTTATTTCTGGCAAGTTCACGTGAAGTTCACGCTCCACCCGACCAGTACACATTGGATAAAAAGGGCAAAATCGCCCTCCAGCCAAACTATTAGAAGACCTTAAGCGCTATATTTATGTAAGCTATTATGTTCAGGCAGCCCATAGTGACGGTTCTTGGCCATGTTGACCATGGAAAAACAACCCTTCTGGATTACATCAGAAACACGAGAGTTGCAAAAAAAGAAGTTGGGGGGATTACACAGGATATTGGGGCAACAAATCTTCCGATGAACCTTATTTTTGACCTTGCCAGCAGCTACCTTGAGCCAATCAAGAATAAGATAAATATTCCGGGGCTTCTGTTCATAGACACACCCGGCCACCTGGCGTTCACATCCATGAGGGAAAAGGGGGGTGCAATTGCGGACCTGGCAGTGCTTGTTATTGATATTAATGAAGGGCTAAAGCCGCAGACACTTGAAAGCCTGGATATACTGAGAAAATTCAAGACCCCCTTTGTAATAGCCCTGACTAAAATAGATAGGATTTCTGGGTGGAAAAATCTGGACAAGGACTTTATAAAAAATTACGAGATTCAGTCGGAATCAACAAAGCAGGAATTTGAAAACAAATTTTACACGCGCGTAAGCGAACTTTCAGAATTAGATTTCAATATAGAGCTATTCTACAAGATAAAAGATTTTACAAGGGAGATTGCAGCAGTTCCGTGTTCGGGTATGACTGGGGAAGGTGTGCTGAACCTTTTTGTTGTGCTTATCGGCCTCTCCCAGAAGTTTCTTTCCGAGGAGCTTAAGGTATCGGATAAGGGGCGGGGAGTTATTCTTGAGGTAAAAAAAGAGGATAAGATTGGAAGCAATATAGACGCCATACTTTATGATGGAACTCTCTCTGTTGGAGACAGAATTCTGGTGGAGGGGGTCGAGCCGTTTGAGGTAAAAGTAAGGGCACTTTTGAAGCCAGCATCAATTCAGGACATAAGGGTTGAGAAGAAATTCATCGGCGTCGAAACTATTGCTGCGTCCTCAGGGGTCAAGATTCTCGGAAAGAACGTGGAGCTTTCCGTTGCCGGCTCGAATTTTTTTGTGATTCGCGATGATGCCGAAAAGGCAAACCTTCTGGCGGAAATAAACACAAGCACAAAGTCAAGGGAGATTGAGGACAGCAAGAAGGGAATAATCCTTCGCGCCCAGACCCTTGGAAACCTTGAAGCTTTGCTCAATGTCTTTGAGAAGTTTCCGGTGCGCAGGGCAAAGGTTGGGCTTCCCACAAAAGAGGACCTGCTTCTTTTGGAAAATGCACCGCCTGAAGAAAAAGTGCTGGTGTGCTTTGGAGTGCAAAACCCACTTTCGGATATGGCCGAGGAAAAAGGTATTAGGGTTATAGAGGAAGGCATCATCTACAAGCTTTACGAGGAATTCATAAAATGGCAGGAGAACCTGGAAAAAGAGCTTGAAGCGCAAAAGGAGGCGCGCATTAAGAAGCTTGCAAAAGTCAGGTTTCTTCCAGACTTTGTGTTCCGCCAAAGCAACCCGGCGGTTATAGGGGTCGAGGTTATCGAAGGCGTGCTTAGGGATAAGACCCGCCTTATGGGGATTGACGGAAAAATCCTGGGCGAAGTAATACAGATGCAAAAGGAGGGCGAAGTAATTAAAACTCTTGAGAAGGAGGACCGCGCGGCGGTGTCAATAAGCGGGGTTACAGTTGGCAGGAATATCCGTGAAGGCGACACTATGTACACATTTGTAACCCGGGAAGACTACCGGGAGCTTAAGGGATACGAAAAGGCAAACCAGGACCTTCTTGAGGAGATAAGAAAGATACTGAATTATCGTTGACTACCCGATTTTGGCAAAATGTTCGTTATATAAATTTTTCCGACAATTTAAATTAATGGACGTCGATAAGTTGATTCTCAGAAGATATGCACTTTCAAATGCGATAAAATACCATGGGAAAGCCGACGCTGGGTCAGTTATAGGCAAGATTCTTATAGAAAAGCCAGAGCTAAAAAAAGACGCAAAAGAGCTTAAGGGGCTTATTGAGCAGATGGTTATTGAAATTAACAAAATGAAGCCAGAAGACCAGAAAAAAGAGCTTGAAGCCCTGGGCGGGGCAATAAAAGAGCAAAAGCAGAAGGAGAAGGAAATGATACCTCTCCTGAAGGTTAAGTATGACTTTGTGGTCAGGTTTGCGCCTAACCCCAATGGGCCTCTTCACCTGGGTAATGCCCGGCAGGCGGTTGTTAACTGGCTTTACAGAAATCTTTATAATGGCACTTTCCTATTGAGGTACGATGACACAGACCCAAAAAACAAGAAGCCCATGAAGGAAGCTTACAAGTGGATTTTGGAAGATTTGGAATGGCTGGGAGTAAAGCCGGATAAGGTTTATCACGCTTCAAAGCGGCTTGACACTTATTACGAACACTTTGAGAAACTGATTAAGATGGACAAGGCATATCTTTGCACCTGCGACAGGGAGGAATTCAAGAAGCTCCGGGAAAAGGGAATGCCCTGTCCTTGCAGGGACATGTCTTCGGCAACCCAGTTGAAGCGCTGGGAAAAGATGCTCAAACATGGATTCAAGGAGGGCGAGGTTGTTGCCCGAGTCAAGACCGACCTTCTGGACAAGAATGTTTCGGTAAGGGACTGGCCGGCTTTTAGGATAATAGACAACCCCGAGCACCCCCTTGTAAAAAACAAGTTTGTCTGGCCTCTGCTTGATTTTGCTTCTGCAGTTGACGACCACCTTCTTGGAGTCACCCATATCATAAGGGGAACGGACCTTGCGCTTTCAAGAAACAAACAGCTTTATGTTTACAATTACTTCAAATGGAAATACCCAATAATAAAGCTCCAGGGCCGATTCAGCGTTGCCGATACTGAGCTTTCGAAGTCAAAGGTTTCAGAAGGAATAAAGAACGGGACTTACAGCGGATGGGATGACGTGCGGCTTGCAACAGTAAGGGCTTTCAAACGGAAAGGTTACTTCCCAGAAGCTATCTCAAATATGATAAAGGAGATAGGCCCTAAAATTCGTGATGTTGAGGTGTCATGGGATTACATCAACAGCTTCAACAGAAAGCTTCTCGACCCTCTTGCAAACCGCTACTTCTTCGTCGAGGACCCGGTGGAGATAATGATTATGAACCCGCCTGCAGACAAGGAGACAAAGGTTCCTCTTCACCCGGATTATCCTGACCGGGGTGACCGGGCGCTCAAGGTTGGAAAATCGTTTTATATTTCAAAGGAGGACTTCCAAAAATACAATGGAAAGATTGTCCGGCTTATAGGGCTTTATAATATAAGGCTCGGAAAGCAGTCGCAGTTTCTTGGAAAGCAGGTTTTGCCATATCCAAAAATCCAGTGGGTTCCAAAGGACGCCATTTCAATGAAAGTGCTAAAGCCCGATAATACCCTTATGAAGGGGCTTGTCGAAAGGGAAATAACTAAAATCAAGCCGGGTGAGAGAGTCCAGTTGCAGAGGATTTGCTTTGTCTATCTTGATGTTGTAAAGCCAGATTATGTTTATGGCTACTACATCCATAATTAGGTTATTCTTTACTCGTCCCTTGAAACTGTTCCTTCTTCATATTCTGCTTTCAGTTTTTTGAAGGTTTCTTCAAGTTCTGCAGATTTGTTTACATAATAGACCCTGCCACCTACCTTTTTTATATAGGCCTCGAGTTCATAATCGAGCTTTCCTCTGGCAAAGGGCAGATAGATTATCGCGCTAAATGGGAGTGTTTTGCCGGCTCTTATGTGATTTCCAATATCCATGCTTTTTGGCTGGACGCCCGGCTTCTTTTTGGTCAAAAGCTTGTAGATATAAAAACCAAGAGCCAGTTCCCCGATTGCCCCGAGACTCTTTCCAAGAACCAGCACTACGTCTCCGGTTGCCGCCTTACTCACATCAAGCTTATACCAGTTTCCAGCATCTATTAATTCATCGAACAGGGGCACGCCGTCAACTACCTCATTCATGTACGGCTGGATGTGGCGTATTCCATATTCCACGTCCGACTTGGGCACCGTTCCGTATATCTTTACCCCTGATTTTTTGTCTTTAACCTGTTTTGCAACCTCAAGAGACACACCCTTGTCTGGCGTCAGGACGATGTCGCAGCCGCTGTTCGATAGGGCAGTGGCGATTTCAGAGAGGTGCTTTTCCAGTTCCTGCGGCTTCATCTTGAGGAGCTCCTCAAAGTGGTATTTCATGTCACCAGGGCCAATAAGCGAAATTCTCATAATCTTCTAGGCATAAATTTACCTGCTTTTCTTAACCCCTGCCCGGGAACAGTATTTTTCAACAGGGCACCTGCTGCAAAAGGGGGAAAGCGGCGTGCAGACATTCTGGCCGAACAGTACAAAAGGCACGTTTATCAGGTCCCAGTGGCTTTCGGGAATAAGCTTTCGAAGAGCCATCTCGGTTTCAAGAGGGATTTTTGTCTGGACTGCCCCAAGCCGGTTCATGATTCTGTGCACGTGGGTGTCAACCCCTATGCTTTTTTTCCCGAAAGCGGCGTTTACGACTATGTTTGCGGTTTTTCTTCCAATTCCCGGAAGTGTTACCAGGCCTTCTATGGTGTCCGGGACTTTTCCCTTGAAGTCCATGCGCACGCGGGCGGAGATTTCTTTCACTCTTTTTGCCTTTGTCTTGTAGAAGTTTACCGGGGTGATAAGCGCTTCGATTTCGGGCAGGCCCATTCTTTCGATTTCATCTGGTTGGGGGGCTCTTGAAAAAAGCCGCCTTGCAGCCGCCGCAGTAATTTCGTCTTTTGTGCGCGATGAAATCATTACTGTTATAAGTATCCTGAATGGGTCGGCGCGCCATTCTTTTGAAAGCTCTGCCACCGGAAGACTATATTTTTCCGTGTACTTGAAGAGTATTTCAATGACATTACATATTCTGCTTTTCCCGGCCATTCATATATATTTTTTAGTGCTACCTTAATATGTCAACCGATATATCGGAAAATGAAACACTCTCACTTTGGCATGGCGAAACTGATTTTTGTTATGTGCGCGCTATCAATGCCGCTTAATATCTCTCTTGCTGAAGGCCTGTTTATCGACTCGCCCAACCTGATGGTCAGGGAGTTGAAGTATGACCCATTTCCCATAGAGTCGGGCCAGTACGTAACGATTTGGATAAAGCTTGACAATTACGGCTCGGAAAAGGCAAAGAACGCAACGTGCGAACTTTTGCCAAGATACCCTTTTTCCCTTGACCCAGACGATGACGGCACAAGGAATATAGGAATTCTTAACGGTCTTGAATCGGCAATAATGGATTTCCGGCTTTATGTCGACTCGAAAGCCGTGGAGGGATACAGCGAACTTGACATTCGCTGCAGGTCTTCTGAAAAAGACCCCCTGGTTACCCGCACAATAGACCTTTATGTATCTTCTGATGCCCCAGAGTTTGCAATTGGCTCTATGGAGTCCGTCCCATCAAAACTGTTTTCCGACACGGAGGACAATGAGCTGCGGATAGCTGTTACAAATGTGGGGACTGGCAGCGCTGAGCTTGTCAGTGTAAAGCTGATTCTTCCAGAAGGCATAATCCCTTCGGAGAGTTATTCCAATGTCGCAAACCTTGGAATCCTGCCTTCGGGCTCGTCCTCTGAAGCCATGTTTCATATAGACCTTGGCAGGTCAGTTGAGCCAAAGACGCACAAGGCGACGCTTGAGATTTCCTACCGGGATGAAGGAAGCAGGAACTCAAGATACCGCACCCAGCTTCTTGAAGCAGACATCAATGTGCGGCCTTCTCCAATAATGGAAGTTCTTGAGATAAACACAACTCCTGCTGAGATTTCACAGGGCGACCCGGTGACTCTCAGGGTAAAGGTGTCTAACGAAGGATACGAGGAAGCAAAATCAGTGTCCCTGAGAGTTTACAAGCAAAACGACCAGCCCTTTGAGCTTGATGAAAAATATGATTTTATTGGAAATCTTGGGCCTGGCGAAAGCGGGGACGCCCTACTTAAGCTGACTGTGGACGAGGAAGCTGCGACAAAAACCCACCTGCTTGAAGGAGAGATAAGGTATGTTGTCGGAAGCGAAGTGTTCGTGGTCAATCGCCAGATTCCGGTGAGGGTAGATTCTGCCAAAGAGTCATCACAGAGCGGGCTTTTGGTAGGGGGGCTTTTGTTTCTTTTGCTTCTGGCGGCAGTGGTCTACTATGTCCGTGTCAAAAAAAGATAGGCGCTGGTCCACACTGGTGCCGCGCGGTTTTTTAAAAGCATGCCTCCTGGACCTGCTGAGCAAAGGTCCGCTCCACGGATATGCCCTGATGCATGAAATTCAAATTTCAACCGGATTTTGGAAGCCGTCTCCTGGAACGATTTATCCTCTCCTGAAGTCTCTTGAAAAAGAAGGATGCATTAGGTTCACATTGGACCCCTCTCGCAGGAAAACTTATCAGTTGACTTTGAAGGGCAAAAAACTTGCTAAAGACGCCGAAAACCTGAGGGCCGACATGAGAAAAAGAATGTCCCGGTATCTGATGAAGCTCCACCCGGAGTCTGAAACAGCTCTTTCAGATTTTTTTGGAAAGTCTACCCAGAACTGCCGACGCCGGGTTTTATATCCGGTTCATATAACCTTGTCTCTTCTTCTTGACCTGTCGGCATATCCCGAAAAAACTCCTGCTGCATGCCTCATAATGGACGAAGCAAACCAAAAACTGCAAAATCTTCTCTCTTCACACAGAGGTGGATCAAGATGAAATTTCTCGAAGCCCTTGCGGGGTACCAATGCAGAAAGCCGTATTTTTTTATAGGTGTAACTGTTCTGCTTTTGGTTATGCTTGGTGCGGGGATTGCAAATACCCGCCTTCAGACGGACCTTAGCAAGGAAATGCCTCAGGATATTCCTTCCAATAGGATGCAGAACCGTGTTTCTGAAATTTTTGGAGGCGAAGACACCCTTCTGGTGCTTGTCTACCTGGATCGGGAATGCAGTCTTGATGGTGCGCCTAAGGACATAAGAGACCCCAAGGTAATCAGGGTTCTAATGGACTCAGAAGAAGTAATTTCAAAAGAAAGTGGAGTTAGGTCTGTCCGTTCCGTGGGAGATGT is a genomic window of Candidatus Aenigmatarchaeota archaeon containing:
- a CDS encoding AAA family ATPase yields the protein MNKMEREDEIGKYREWLKKHELQRTPFTLEIIPSLRVGYKNQVATLLRNIEQRQKLLLLMGPTGSGKTTLINHLCDSQKNYIFVGKPPRKTEELIKLADYFHKDVPFITRLFLKKPKEVHHISDYLNKITNEHKVIFIDEAHEASIEVLEWLRVISDQTQNITFVLSGLPIFDDILTKNLETLKKRVSEKIELSALSRDETEELIRKRIEYAGGKEIRPFTPKSIDFIYQRTGGFPRDVLTLCNHMFNLAAEKNADEINENLLGESKSGKIIGNYDANKLKDLPEKQKKIIDLLLEEEPQTPTDLAKKINDYPSEKHALRAVNNLLKRMLEEGYIERSKNGKAYAYLLGPQTRTKLVKA
- the infB gene encoding translation initiation factor IF-2; this translates as MFRQPIVTVLGHVDHGKTTLLDYIRNTRVAKKEVGGITQDIGATNLPMNLIFDLASSYLEPIKNKINIPGLLFIDTPGHLAFTSMREKGGAIADLAVLVIDINEGLKPQTLESLDILRKFKTPFVIALTKIDRISGWKNLDKDFIKNYEIQSESTKQEFENKFYTRVSELSELDFNIELFYKIKDFTREIAAVPCSGMTGEGVLNLFVVLIGLSQKFLSEELKVSDKGRGVILEVKKEDKIGSNIDAILYDGTLSVGDRILVEGVEPFEVKVRALLKPASIQDIRVEKKFIGVETIAASSGVKILGKNVELSVAGSNFFVIRDDAEKANLLAEINTSTKSREIEDSKKGIILRAQTLGNLEALLNVFEKFPVRRAKVGLPTKEDLLLLENAPPEEKVLVCFGVQNPLSDMAEEKGIRVIEEGIIYKLYEEFIKWQENLEKELEAQKEARIKKLAKVRFLPDFVFRQSNPAVIGVEVIEGVLRDKTRLMGIDGKILGEVIQMQKEGEVIKTLEKEDRAAVSISGVTVGRNIREGDTMYTFVTREDYRELKGYEKANQDLLEEIRKILNYR
- a CDS encoding glutamate--tRNA ligase — protein: MDVDKLILRRYALSNAIKYHGKADAGSVIGKILIEKPELKKDAKELKGLIEQMVIEINKMKPEDQKKELEALGGAIKEQKQKEKEMIPLLKVKYDFVVRFAPNPNGPLHLGNARQAVVNWLYRNLYNGTFLLRYDDTDPKNKKPMKEAYKWILEDLEWLGVKPDKVYHASKRLDTYYEHFEKLIKMDKAYLCTCDREEFKKLREKGMPCPCRDMSSATQLKRWEKMLKHGFKEGEVVARVKTDLLDKNVSVRDWPAFRIIDNPEHPLVKNKFVWPLLDFASAVDDHLLGVTHIIRGTDLALSRNKQLYVYNYFKWKYPIIKLQGRFSVADTELSKSKVSEGIKNGTYSGWDDVRLATVRAFKRKGYFPEAISNMIKEIGPKIRDVEVSWDYINSFNRKLLDPLANRYFFVEDPVEIMIMNPPADKETKVPLHPDYPDRGDRALKVGKSFYISKEDFQKYNGKIVRLIGLYNIRLGKQSQFLGKQVLPYPKIQWVPKDAISMKVLKPDNTLMKGLVEREITKIKPGERVQLQRICFVYLDVVKPDYVYGYYIHN
- a CDS encoding endonuclease III, which encodes MAGKSRICNVIEILFKYTEKYSLPVAELSKEWRADPFRILITVMISSRTKDEITAAAARRLFSRAPQPDEIERMGLPEIEALITPVNFYKTKAKRVKEISARVRMDFKGKVPDTIEGLVTLPGIGRKTANIVVNAAFGKKSIGVDTHVHRIMNRLGAVQTKIPLETEMALRKLIPESHWDLINVPFVLFGQNVCTPLSPFCSRCPVEKYCSRAGVKKSR
- a CDS encoding COG1361 S-layer family protein gives rise to the protein MAKLIFVMCALSMPLNISLAEGLFIDSPNLMVRELKYDPFPIESGQYVTIWIKLDNYGSEKAKNATCELLPRYPFSLDPDDDGTRNIGILNGLESAIMDFRLYVDSKAVEGYSELDIRCRSSEKDPLVTRTIDLYVSSDAPEFAIGSMESVPSKLFSDTEDNELRIAVTNVGTGSAELVSVKLILPEGIIPSESYSNVANLGILPSGSSSEAMFHIDLGRSVEPKTHKATLEISYRDEGSRNSRYRTQLLEADINVRPSPIMEVLEINTTPAEISQGDPVTLRVKVSNEGYEEAKSVSLRVYKQNDQPFELDEKYDFIGNLGPGESGDALLKLTVDEEAATKTHLLEGEIRYVVGSEVFVVNRQIPVRVDSAKESSQSGLLVGGLLFLLLLAAVVYYVRVKKR
- a CDS encoding PadR family transcriptional regulator — encoded protein: MSVSKKDRRWSTLVPRGFLKACLLDLLSKGPLHGYALMHEIQISTGFWKPSPGTIYPLLKSLEKEGCIRFTLDPSRRKTYQLTLKGKKLAKDAENLRADMRKRMSRYLMKLHPESETALSDFFGKSTQNCRRRVLYPVHITLSLLLDLSAYPEKTPAACLIMDEANQKLQNLLSSHRGGSR